The following proteins are co-located in the Leptidea sinapis chromosome 30, ilLepSina1.1, whole genome shotgun sequence genome:
- the LOC126973818 gene encoding toll-like receptor 3 isoform X2, producing MVFARYLWLLLYYAQYAGTQLMKDYEDITLSILSPPVDEASLALPFNMGQDRTSGCFCRSTSRKDLVVCFGNYECAKFPKINIGVCDTLVVRTTVISQITVGDLDQYFGLRALKIDGNSRLHTLQPGIFRNLSNLEELSVSYNTQLHYLQTHTFTGMGFRKQPPMKIMEMIANTTIRRLNLADNQFELITDDDFPYMPNIEVLDLRRVFAIAVSPYAFNPDRFPKLRILLLSGNNLPGINIYHISCQQLLLLDLSSNKGTSSSSLYYEIDRGVFSFCRDLRFLNLAYNRIKHIYNYTFIGLENLRILNMENGTLFHIGLGTFKPMKHLEILNLGNNPLVSSENLTSSQFEGLNELKMLILRNCGIKRFNDDDNMFEMMPNLTHLILTNNQLFYITVETLKPLKFLKVLDLSQNLLVSWWQPIFLASGIQPTKLYLMNNKISHFSLGMIQDLNYLLEKYNASVEIDLMDNLFICDCNSMYKIYTWLQVNGSDILKKYFAKSNILCSSPDVWEDRRVADFMSSIKNLRCFVYQKFSTAMLLVWTAPSLVTIAFLLIVIFLIYRYRIYIRYWLFLAKVALGRSFIRRTLKADNLNKAYKYDAFVSYCNDDREFVLEMISQLESQPPYLKLCIYERDFEIGTFISEAILRSINESRHIILIISNGFAKSQWCRWETHLAEYHRLFLDDGTPHDPLVLIKTGEVENKYLTTTLKYLLKTKIYHSWTEQNSDDFWKKLRNVLVKNK from the exons ATGGTCTTTGCTCGATACCTCTGGTTgctgttatattacgcgcagtATGCAGGGACTCAGCTGATGAAGGACTACGAGGATATAACGCTGAGCATTCTATCTCCCCCTGTGGATGAGGCGAGCTTAGCACTTCCGTTCAATATGGGACAGGATAGAACTTCTGGCTGCTTTTGTAGAAGTACTAGTCGAAAAGACTTGGTCGTCTGTTTCGGGAACTATGAATGCGCGAAGTTTCCTAAG ATTAATATTGGAGTGTGCGACACACTAGTTGTGCGAACGACTGTGATTTCACAAATAACGGTTGGAGACTTAGATCAATACTTCGGCCTGCGGGCGTTGAAGATAGACGGCAACAGCAGACTGCATACGCTACAACCAGGAATCTTCAGAAACTTATCCAACTTAGAAGAACTTTCAGTTTCGTATAATACTCAGCTTCACTACCTGCAAACACATACATTCACAG GAATGGGTTTTAGAAAACAACCTCCAATGAAAATAATGGAAATGATAGCCAACACAACGATAAGAAGACTTAATCTCGCAGACAATCAGTTTGAGCTAATCACTGATGACGATTTTCCATATATGCCCAACATAGAAGTTCTAGATTTAAGAAGAGTTTTTGCAATAGCAGTTAGTCCATATGCTTTCAATCCAGATAGATTCCCAAAACTGAGAATATTGTTGCTAAGTGGCAACAACCTACCAGGCATAAATATTTATCACATATCGTGCCAACAGTTGCTGCTTTTGGACTTATCTTCAAATAAAGGAACATCCTCAAGCTCTTTGTATTATGAGATTGATAGAGGAGTCTTTAGTTTTTGTAGAGATTTACGGTTTCTAAATCTTGCTTATAATAGAATTAAACATATTTACAATTACACATTCATTGGCTTGGAAAATTTAAGAATTCTTAATATGGAAAATGGTACACTATTTCATATTGGTCTTGGAACTTTTAAACCTATGAAGCATTTGGAAATACTTAATCTGGGAAACAATCCATTAGTGTCTAGTGAAAATCTAACAAGTTCACAATTTGAAGGCCTGAATGAGCTGAAGATGTTAATTTTACGAAATTGTGGAATCAAGCGTTTTAACGACGATGATAATATGTTTGAAATGATGCCAAACTTAACACATTTAATACTAACGAATAATCAGTTGTTTTATATTACTGTTGAGACATTGAAGCCGTTGAAGTTCTTGAAAGTTCTAGACCTAAGTCAAAACTTATTAGTATCCTGGTGGCAACCTATATTTCTGGCTTCTGGCATTCAACCtaccaaattatatttaatgaataacAAAATATCCCACTTCAGTTTGGGTATGATCCaggatttaaattatttacttgaAAAATATAATGCTTCTGTCGAAATTGACCTCATGGATAACTTATTTATTTGCGATTGCAATTCCATGTACAAAATTTATACATGGCTACAAGTGAATGGTTCTGATATATTAAAGAAATACTTTGCAAAGTCAAACATCCTCTGCAGCAGTCCCGATGTATGGGAAGATCGAAGAGTCGCAGATTTCATGTCATCTATCAAGAACTTACGATGTTTTGTCTATCAAAAATTTTCAACCGCCATGTTACTGGTGTGGACGGCACCATCTTTAGTGACCATTGCTTTTCTACTaatcgttatatttttaatctatagATACAGAATATACATAAGATATTGGTTATTTTTGGCAAAAGTAGCATTAGGGAGAAGTTTTATAAGGAGAACTCTGAAAGCGGATAATTTAAATAAGGCATATAAGTATGATGCCTTTGTTTCTTATTGTAATGACGATCGTGAATTCGTCTTAGAAATGATATCGCAGTTGGAATCCCAGCCACCTTActtaaaactttgtatttatgaGAGAGATTTTGAAATTGGTACGTTTATATCTGAAGCAATTTTAAGGAGCATTAATGAGAGCagacatattatattgataataagTAACGGATTTGCGAAGTCACAATGGTGCAGGTGGGAAACCCATCTAGCTGAATACCACAGGTTGTTTCTTGATGATGGAACGCCCCACGACCCTCTGGTGCTGATAAAAACAGGTGAAGTAGAAAACAAGTACTTAACAACAACACTAAAGTACCTGCTGAAGACAAAAATATACCATTCTTGGACGGAACAGAATTCGGATGATTTCTGGAAGAAGCTACGAAatgttttagtaaaaaataaataa
- the LOC126973818 gene encoding toll-like receptor 3 isoform X1: MVFARYLWLLLYYAQYAGTQLMKDYEDITLSILSPPVDEASLALPFNMGQDRTSGCFCRSTSRKDLVVCFGNYECAKFPKINIGVCDTLVVRTTVISQITVGDLDQYFGLRALKIDGNSRLHTLQPGIFRNLSNLEELSVSYNTQLHYLQTHTFTGLVKLKSLILVNNRFEKLTEIVPAFKPNTLPSLTLLDLSENNFENINENTFLPMNGSKLEILNLNLCRLDYIHPNSFSKLKKLKELHIRENDLNAPSIYNFLLKMIDSGINLGYLDLSGMGFRKQPPMKIMEMIANTTIRRLNLADNQFELITDDDFPYMPNIEVLDLRRVFAIAVSPYAFNPDRFPKLRILLLSGNNLPGINIYHISCQQLLLLDLSSNKGTSSSSLYYEIDRGVFSFCRDLRFLNLAYNRIKHIYNYTFIGLENLRILNMENGTLFHIGLGTFKPMKHLEILNLGNNPLVSSENLTSSQFEGLNELKMLILRNCGIKRFNDDDNMFEMMPNLTHLILTNNQLFYITVETLKPLKFLKVLDLSQNLLVSWWQPIFLASGIQPTKLYLMNNKISHFSLGMIQDLNYLLEKYNASVEIDLMDNLFICDCNSMYKIYTWLQVNGSDILKKYFAKSNILCSSPDVWEDRRVADFMSSIKNLRCFVYQKFSTAMLLVWTAPSLVTIAFLLIVIFLIYRYRIYIRYWLFLAKVALGRSFIRRTLKADNLNKAYKYDAFVSYCNDDREFVLEMISQLESQPPYLKLCIYERDFEIGTFISEAILRSINESRHIILIISNGFAKSQWCRWETHLAEYHRLFLDDGTPHDPLVLIKTGEVENKYLTTTLKYLLKTKIYHSWTEQNSDDFWKKLRNVLVKNK; this comes from the exons ATGGTCTTTGCTCGATACCTCTGGTTgctgttatattacgcgcagtATGCAGGGACTCAGCTGATGAAGGACTACGAGGATATAACGCTGAGCATTCTATCTCCCCCTGTGGATGAGGCGAGCTTAGCACTTCCGTTCAATATGGGACAGGATAGAACTTCTGGCTGCTTTTGTAGAAGTACTAGTCGAAAAGACTTGGTCGTCTGTTTCGGGAACTATGAATGCGCGAAGTTTCCTAAG ATTAATATTGGAGTGTGCGACACACTAGTTGTGCGAACGACTGTGATTTCACAAATAACGGTTGGAGACTTAGATCAATACTTCGGCCTGCGGGCGTTGAAGATAGACGGCAACAGCAGACTGCATACGCTACAACCAGGAATCTTCAGAAACTTATCCAACTTAGAAGAACTTTCAGTTTCGTATAATACTCAGCTTCACTACCTGCAAACACATACATTCACAGGTTTAGTGAAActtaaatcattaatattagttaataataGATTTGAAAAGCTCACCGAAATTGTTCCAGCTTTTAAGCCTAATACATTACCATCATTGACACTCTTGGATCTCTCTGAAAACaactttgaaaatataaatgaaaatacttttttaccAATGAACGGAAGTAAACTAGAGATACTGAATTTAAACTTATGTAGACTAGACTATATTCATCCAAATAGTTTttcaaaactcaaaaaattgaAAGAACTACATATAAGGGAAAATGATTTAAATGCACCATCAATATACAACTTTTTACTAAAAATGATAGACAGTGGCATAAATCTCGGCTATCTCGATCTTTCAGGAATGGGTTTTAGAAAACAACCTCCAATGAAAATAATGGAAATGATAGCCAACACAACGATAAGAAGACTTAATCTCGCAGACAATCAGTTTGAGCTAATCACTGATGACGATTTTCCATATATGCCCAACATAGAAGTTCTAGATTTAAGAAGAGTTTTTGCAATAGCAGTTAGTCCATATGCTTTCAATCCAGATAGATTCCCAAAACTGAGAATATTGTTGCTAAGTGGCAACAACCTACCAGGCATAAATATTTATCACATATCGTGCCAACAGTTGCTGCTTTTGGACTTATCTTCAAATAAAGGAACATCCTCAAGCTCTTTGTATTATGAGATTGATAGAGGAGTCTTTAGTTTTTGTAGAGATTTACGGTTTCTAAATCTTGCTTATAATAGAATTAAACATATTTACAATTACACATTCATTGGCTTGGAAAATTTAAGAATTCTTAATATGGAAAATGGTACACTATTTCATATTGGTCTTGGAACTTTTAAACCTATGAAGCATTTGGAAATACTTAATCTGGGAAACAATCCATTAGTGTCTAGTGAAAATCTAACAAGTTCACAATTTGAAGGCCTGAATGAGCTGAAGATGTTAATTTTACGAAATTGTGGAATCAAGCGTTTTAACGACGATGATAATATGTTTGAAATGATGCCAAACTTAACACATTTAATACTAACGAATAATCAGTTGTTTTATATTACTGTTGAGACATTGAAGCCGTTGAAGTTCTTGAAAGTTCTAGACCTAAGTCAAAACTTATTAGTATCCTGGTGGCAACCTATATTTCTGGCTTCTGGCATTCAACCtaccaaattatatttaatgaataacAAAATATCCCACTTCAGTTTGGGTATGATCCaggatttaaattatttacttgaAAAATATAATGCTTCTGTCGAAATTGACCTCATGGATAACTTATTTATTTGCGATTGCAATTCCATGTACAAAATTTATACATGGCTACAAGTGAATGGTTCTGATATATTAAAGAAATACTTTGCAAAGTCAAACATCCTCTGCAGCAGTCCCGATGTATGGGAAGATCGAAGAGTCGCAGATTTCATGTCATCTATCAAGAACTTACGATGTTTTGTCTATCAAAAATTTTCAACCGCCATGTTACTGGTGTGGACGGCACCATCTTTAGTGACCATTGCTTTTCTACTaatcgttatatttttaatctatagATACAGAATATACATAAGATATTGGTTATTTTTGGCAAAAGTAGCATTAGGGAGAAGTTTTATAAGGAGAACTCTGAAAGCGGATAATTTAAATAAGGCATATAAGTATGATGCCTTTGTTTCTTATTGTAATGACGATCGTGAATTCGTCTTAGAAATGATATCGCAGTTGGAATCCCAGCCACCTTActtaaaactttgtatttatgaGAGAGATTTTGAAATTGGTACGTTTATATCTGAAGCAATTTTAAGGAGCATTAATGAGAGCagacatattatattgataataagTAACGGATTTGCGAAGTCACAATGGTGCAGGTGGGAAACCCATCTAGCTGAATACCACAGGTTGTTTCTTGATGATGGAACGCCCCACGACCCTCTGGTGCTGATAAAAACAGGTGAAGTAGAAAACAAGTACTTAACAACAACACTAAAGTACCTGCTGAAGACAAAAATATACCATTCTTGGACGGAACAGAATTCGGATGATTTCTGGAAGAAGCTACGAAatgttttagtaaaaaataaataa